In a single window of the Candidatus Kaiserbacteria bacterium genome:
- a CDS encoding efflux RND transporter permease subunit gives MHALWFFFLRKREFSLLLIAALVGIGLYSLFAIPKESAPEIIVPIGIVSTIYPGASALDIEELITNKLEREISNVDNLDSLTSTSRDGASIIVVNFDASADIDKSIQDLKDAVDRGKQDLPTDATDPQVNKVDFANQPILQLSVSSDLPALEFTALAETVADEFKNVRGVSEVTIEGVRAHQVQVSVRESALNAYGLTLSDVSRSLGLANLTLPIGTVVTDDIEYAVRYEGKLKEVSEIENIPVSMGSGVPVYVRDVATVKNGVERETSISRVSVAGAPAESAFTLSIFKRAGVDVTEMSAAALERMESMQKEGGLLASSQVLVVYDQGETVRTDLSELVTTGFETVALVIICLLLTIGWRESLVAALSIPLSFVIAFIGLYASGNTINFISLFSLILAVGILVDSGIVITEAIHTRMQKYGNADEAAKAAIKEYAWPLIGGTMTTIAVFAPLFFLSGIVGEFIKSIPFTIIFVLLASIIVALGMVPLIAVYLTKHSHANRFEAKQEEYTRRAQAWYRSHLITFLKNARAQRYFFISLGVGFLLVFILPISGLLKVIFFPPENVDFVFVELETRQGTTLAETDLSLRTAEELLYDKGYIESFTSTAGAGSSFTGEGKSGQKFANITLTLKPERTESSEEIATDLRDTLDVIPNIDVKVAEQQNGPPTGAPVTLKFIGSDLNELALAVENAGRLLESINGTRDVTLSTNNSATELILEVDRSKASAAGVSPGMIGEVLRSAVFGVTATTITEDGDDTDVIVKIETDANETDFAASPKVTLDTLRNLTVISVTGKPVLVGSVVRDRLAPANSNIAHEDEERIETVSAYTKDGVTAAEIVATFKAKEAELTLPSSVRISYGGETEDINKSFTEMGLAFVAGLVLMLAILVLSFNSIRYSIYLLLAVPLSLIGVFVGLTITGQALSFTSLLGVIALAGVIINHAIILLDSMIHYHNAMKPGDSLIEVVADASVSRLRPIFLTTITTVVGMIPLSTISDFWSPLAFAIMFGLSFAMILTLVLVPALFYRNEKKIEEKRRVV, from the coding sequence ATGCATGCACTTTGGTTTTTCTTTCTTCGAAAACGCGAATTTAGTCTGCTTCTCATTGCAGCGCTCGTTGGTATTGGACTCTATTCCCTCTTTGCGATTCCTAAGGAATCAGCGCCAGAAATCATTGTACCGATTGGTATTGTGAGCACGATATATCCTGGTGCATCTGCACTTGATATTGAAGAACTCATCACCAACAAACTCGAGCGAGAGATAAGCAATGTCGATAACCTCGACTCACTTACCTCAACATCGCGCGATGGTGCGTCTATTATTGTAGTCAACTTTGATGCGAGTGCAGATATCGACAAATCTATTCAAGATTTAAAAGATGCAGTAGATAGAGGTAAACAAGACCTTCCTACTGATGCCACCGATCCACAGGTAAACAAAGTAGATTTTGCCAACCAACCGATACTTCAACTCTCCGTATCATCTGATTTGCCGGCGCTTGAATTTACTGCACTCGCTGAGACCGTGGCTGATGAATTTAAAAATGTCCGTGGTGTTTCAGAAGTCACCATTGAAGGTGTTCGTGCACATCAAGTACAAGTATCAGTACGTGAATCGGCACTGAATGCATACGGACTCACCCTCAGTGATGTCTCACGTTCACTCGGACTCGCCAACCTCACGTTACCCATAGGTACCGTGGTGACTGATGACATTGAGTATGCAGTACGCTACGAAGGCAAACTCAAAGAAGTGAGTGAAATTGAAAACATTCCCGTGAGTATGGGTAGCGGCGTACCAGTGTACGTACGTGACGTTGCAACAGTGAAAAACGGAGTTGAGCGTGAGACGAGTATTTCTCGCGTTTCCGTAGCGGGTGCTCCGGCAGAGTCTGCATTCACACTCTCAATCTTTAAGCGTGCGGGTGTGGACGTAACCGAAATGTCGGCTGCTGCACTTGAAAGAATGGAATCCATGCAAAAAGAAGGTGGTCTCCTCGCCTCTTCACAAGTTCTTGTAGTCTATGACCAGGGAGAAACCGTGCGCACCGACCTTTCTGAACTAGTTACTACGGGTTTTGAGACTGTCGCGCTCGTCATCATCTGCCTCCTCCTCACGATTGGATGGCGCGAATCCCTTGTAGCAGCGCTTTCTATTCCACTTTCTTTTGTCATTGCATTTATCGGACTCTACGCGTCGGGTAACACTATTAACTTCATTTCTCTTTTTTCACTTATCCTTGCAGTGGGTATCTTGGTGGACTCAGGTATTGTGATTACCGAAGCGATTCATACACGCATGCAAAAGTACGGCAATGCGGATGAAGCGGCAAAAGCTGCAATCAAGGAATACGCATGGCCACTTATCGGAGGCACCATGACCACCATTGCAGTTTTTGCACCACTCTTTTTTCTCTCGGGAATTGTAGGTGAATTCATTAAGTCAATTCCCTTCACCATTATCTTTGTACTTCTTGCCTCCATTATTGTCGCGCTCGGCATGGTACCACTCATTGCGGTGTACCTCACCAAGCACTCGCATGCCAACCGTTTCGAAGCAAAGCAAGAAGAATATACAAGGCGCGCACAGGCATGGTATCGCAGTCATCTCATCACGTTTCTTAAGAATGCACGCGCACAACGATACTTCTTCATTTCCTTGGGTGTTGGCTTCCTTCTCGTCTTTATCCTTCCCATAAGCGGACTCCTTAAGGTTATCTTCTTCCCGCCTGAAAACGTGGACTTTGTTTTTGTGGAATTAGAGACGCGTCAGGGAACCACACTCGCGGAGACCGACCTTTCACTTCGTACTGCTGAAGAATTACTCTATGACAAAGGATACATTGAGTCATTTACCTCGACTGCAGGTGCGGGGTCTTCCTTCACGGGTGAGGGAAAAAGTGGGCAAAAATTTGCTAACATCACACTTACGCTGAAACCAGAACGTACTGAGTCAAGTGAAGAAATTGCGACAGACCTTCGTGACACACTCGACGTAATACCAAATATTGATGTAAAGGTTGCCGAACAACAAAACGGCCCGCCAACGGGTGCACCAGTGACGCTTAAATTTATTGGGTCAGACTTAAACGAACTTGCGCTCGCGGTGGAAAACGCAGGGAGACTTCTTGAATCCATTAATGGGACACGCGATGTAACACTGAGCACCAACAATAGCGCTACCGAGCTCATCCTCGAAGTTGATAGAAGCAAAGCAAGTGCTGCAGGTGTCTCACCAGGAATGATAGGCGAAGTGCTTCGTTCTGCAGTATTCGGCGTCACTGCGACGACTATCACCGAAGACGGTGACGATACCGATGTCATAGTAAAAATTGAAACTGATGCGAATGAAACTGATTTTGCCGCATCACCAAAAGTCACCCTCGATACCCTAAGGAACCTCACCGTCATAAGTGTGACGGGCAAGCCGGTGCTCGTCGGTTCTGTAGTACGCGACCGACTTGCACCCGCAAACTCAAATATTGCACATGAAGACGAAGAGCGTATTGAAACAGTCTCCGCGTATACCAAAGATGGTGTGACCGCCGCAGAGATTGTTGCAACATTTAAGGCGAAAGAGGCGGAACTCACACTTCCCTCCTCGGTACGCATCTCCTACGGTGGAGAAACAGAAGACATCAACAAGTCATTTACCGAAATGGGGCTTGCCTTCGTAGCAGGACTTGTCCTCATGCTTGCAATTTTGGTACTTTCCTTCAACTCTATCCGTTACTCTATCTACCTATTGCTTGCTGTACCGCTCTCACTCATTGGCGTCTTTGTGGGGCTTACTATCACTGGCCAAGCACTGTCCTTCACATCACTCCTTGGAGTCATCGCACTTGCGGGCGTTATCATCAATCACGCCATTATCCTGCTCGACTCAATGATCCACTACCACAATGCAATGAAGCCTGGGGATTCACTCATTGAGGTGGTTGCTGACGCGTCCGTATCTCGCCTTCGACCAATATTCCTTACCACCATCACCACCGTAGTTGGTATGATTCCACTTTCAACCATCTCTGATTTCTGGAGCCCGCTCGCATTCGCCATTATGTTTGGACTTTCCTTTGCAATGATTCTCACCCTCGTTCTCGTGCCTGCTCTCTTCTACAGAAACGAAAAGAAAATCGAAGAAAAAAGACGCGTGGTATAA